The proteins below are encoded in one region of Oncorhynchus clarkii lewisi isolate Uvic-CL-2024 chromosome 33, UVic_Ocla_1.0, whole genome shotgun sequence:
- the LOC139392611 gene encoding vezatin-like isoform X1: MTEEFDEDVVFENSPLFHYLHDLGHTDFESCPTVSQEDECGGGEVTTTSLQDSLSKPTGGRLRRLADALWRRSPFHQAASAHMLEQQLDCVFGQYAVRCILDQDVLLQEDVELIELLDPSLLTLGASPSGSPRRDNSLPCPRLLASPSQWDIAVLVGLAAVLLGLSSLSAGAWSLAVIPWCAAVMGWVGLRGAGLWRQGRMQRAAHTQASELQTMALNSKALTSLARKSLRLLQETEVISRGFTLLLDRVSAASSFSRAGLGPRGQQLIGLRKAVYRALRSAFRASRRATCHMLKAYPLNSEIDNVTNYVSAVPLKELGMGLGTEHLTDEEAQELTDDYSLPALKVLFQLWVGQSSECFRRLALLLSPRRLEEPREDWVKGGTPPPPIHRSVATVTQPLHGALAGCLGDMQRSYEFHRYFETQRRTQGSDRVGRAQQKCRELNTLHTSVRSLQLHLRALLNEIIILEDDLEKLMVTKEAVEVTVEGYQDLQERLGHLQPHMQASAGCWEDTVGQVERMLRRANTCPGTPDGPKQCLPPVPCTPAPTYTLILDRDPVPEEQELEAYVSDSEDENGWAGSVVDMLSPEERERHRREREESRRVLSELKAVLGQRASEGERRKWKQLLFNDQAAVMPIVSAETSIASQTPSDSLDTLTLVGVAKPGVVEGNNLSERLNDEEEEDWVGDERPLTEAEEKALTEFCCGEAEVKGEEGEGSVPGGTQLYQYDGLPDQGAGLNGPDLLLQPRIPAITVMDRLTELHGSAALSFNSALAAQVAARSHTFANMEEQTFGDSGEEDEGEKRSLHDGQSCEKN; encoded by the exons ATGACTGAGGAGTTTGATGAAGATGTGGTATTTGag aACTCTCCGCTCTTCCACTACCTGCATGATCTAGGACACACAGACTTTGAGTCATGTCCCACAGTGTCTCAGGAGGAcgaatgtggaggaggagaggtgactACGACCTCCCTCCAGGACAGCTTGTCCAAACCCACA GGAGGACGTCTACGGAGATTGGCTGATGCCTTGTGGAGGCGGAGCCCGTTCCACCAGGCTGCCTCGGCCCATATGCTGGAGCAGCAGCTG gACTGTGTGTTTGGCCAATATGCGGTGCGGTGTATCCTGGACCAGGATGTGTTGCTCCAGGAGGATGTGGAGCTGATCGAGCTGTTAGACCCCAGCCTGCTCACCCTGGGCGCCTCGCCCTCCGGCTCACCCAGACGAGACAACTCCCTGCCCTGCCCGCGCCTCCTCGCCTCACCCTCGCAGTG ggaCATAGCAGTGCTGGTGGGCCTGGCTGCAGTGTTACTaggcctgtcctctctctctgccggGGCCTGGTCTCTGGCTGTGATCCCATGGTGTGCTGCAGTCATGGGCTGGGTGGGTCTGCGAGGGGCGGGGCTGTGGAGACAGGGGAGGATGCAGAGAGCAGCACACACCCAGGCCTCCGAGCTGCAGACCATGGCGCTGAACAGTAAGGCTCTGACCAGCCTGGCCCGCAAGTCCCTGAGACTACTACAGGAGACAGAGGTCATCTCTCGAGGGTTCACCCT TCTGCTCGACAGGGTGAGTGCGGCCAGCTCCTTTAGTAGGGCGGGGCTGGGGCCACGGGGGCAGCAGCTGATTGGCCTGCGGAAGGCGGTGTACCGGGCGCTCCGCTCGGCCTTCAGAGCCTCCCGCCGAGCCACCTGCCACATGCTCAAAGC GTACCCCCTGAACTCTGAGATCGACAATGTGACCAACTACGTGTCTGCGGTGCCTCTGAAGGAGCTGGGGATGGGCCTGGGGACAGAGCACCTGACTGACGAGGAGGCACAGGAGCTCACCGATGACTACAGCCTCCCTGCCCTCAAG GTGCTGTTCCAGTTGTGGGTGGGGCAGAGCTCAGAATGTTTCCGCCGATTGGCCCTGCTGCTGTCACCACGACGACTGGAGGAGCCCAGGGAAGATTGGGTCAAAGGTGGAACCCCTCCTCCGCCCATACACCGCTCTGTTGCCACGGTGACACAGCCTCTCCACGGTGCCCTGGCCGGTTGCCTGGGCGACATGCAGCGTAGCTACGAGTTCCACCGGTACTTTGAGACGCAGCGCCGGACGCAGGGCTCGGACAGGGTGGGGCGCGCTCAGCAGAAATGCAGAGAGCTCAACACACTGCACACGTCTGTACGCAGCCTGCAGCTGCATCTCAGGGCCCTGCTCAACGA GATTATTATCCTGGAGGATGACCTGGAGAAGCTGATGGTGACGAAGGAGGCGGTGGAGGTGACTGTGGAGGGCTACCAGGACCTCCAGGAGCGTCTCGGCCACCTGCAGCCCCACATGCAGGCCAGCGCCGGATGCTGGGAGGACACTGTTGGCCAAGTGGAGCGCATGCTGAGGAGAGCTAACACCTGCCCag GAACTCCTGATGGTCCAAAGCAGTGTCTCCCTCCTGTGCCATGCACCCCTGCCCCAACCTACACCCTCATCCTGGACAGGGACCCCGTGCCTGAGGAGCAG GAGCTGGAAGCGTACGTGTCGGACTCTGAGGATGAGAATGGGTGGGCGGGGTCGGTAGTTGACATGCTGTCTCCCGAGGAACGAGAGCGCCACCGGCGGGAGAGGGAGGAGTCTCGGCGCGTCCTATCGGAGCTCAAAGCTGTGCTGGGCCAGCGGGCATCCGAGGGCGAGAGGAGGAAGTGGAAACAGCTGCTCTTCAACGACCAAG CGGCGGTGATGCCTATAGTTTCCGCGGAAACTTCTATAGCATCTCAGACACCCTCCGACTCATTGGACACTCTGACACTTGTGGGTGTGGCCAAACCAGGTGTTGTTGAGGGAAACAACCTATCGGAAAGGCTGaacgacgaggaggaggaagactggGTCGGGGACGAGCGCCCCCTCACAGAGGCAGAGGAAAAAGCACTTACAGAGTTCTGCTGTGGTGAGGCGGAGGTAAAGGGGGAGGAGGGTGAAGGTTCAGTCCCGGGCGGGACGCAACTCTACCAATATGACGGGCTGCCGGACCAGGGGGCAGGACTAAACGGACCCGACCTTCTATTGCAGCCCCGGATCCCCGCCATCACGGTGATGGACAGGCTGACGGAACTACACGGCTCGGCGGCGCTCAGCTTTAATTCCGCCCTCGCCGCCCAGGTGGCGGCACGTTCGCACACTTTCGCCAACATGGAGGAGCAGACGTTTGGAGACAGCGGagaagaggatgagggagagaagcGTTCCCTGCATGATGGACAGTCATGTGAGAAGAACTAG
- the LOC139392611 gene encoding vezatin-like isoform X2 yields MTEEFDEDVVFENSPLFHYLHDLGHTDFESCPTVSQEDECGGGEVTTTSLQDSLSKPTGGRLRRLADALWRRSPFHQAASAHMLEQQLDCVFGQYAVRCILDQDVLLQEDVELIELLDPSLLTLGASPSGSPRRDNSLPCPRLLASPSQWDIAVLVGLAAVLLGLSSLSAGAWSLAVIPWCAAVMGWVGLRGAGLWRQGRMQRAAHTQASELQTMALNSKALTSLARKSLRLLQETEVISRGFTLVSAASSFSRAGLGPRGQQLIGLRKAVYRALRSAFRASRRATCHMLKAYPLNSEIDNVTNYVSAVPLKELGMGLGTEHLTDEEAQELTDDYSLPALKVLFQLWVGQSSECFRRLALLLSPRRLEEPREDWVKGGTPPPPIHRSVATVTQPLHGALAGCLGDMQRSYEFHRYFETQRRTQGSDRVGRAQQKCRELNTLHTSVRSLQLHLRALLNEIIILEDDLEKLMVTKEAVEVTVEGYQDLQERLGHLQPHMQASAGCWEDTVGQVERMLRRANTCPGTPDGPKQCLPPVPCTPAPTYTLILDRDPVPEEQELEAYVSDSEDENGWAGSVVDMLSPEERERHRREREESRRVLSELKAVLGQRASEGERRKWKQLLFNDQAAVMPIVSAETSIASQTPSDSLDTLTLVGVAKPGVVEGNNLSERLNDEEEEDWVGDERPLTEAEEKALTEFCCGEAEVKGEEGEGSVPGGTQLYQYDGLPDQGAGLNGPDLLLQPRIPAITVMDRLTELHGSAALSFNSALAAQVAARSHTFANMEEQTFGDSGEEDEGEKRSLHDGQSCEKN; encoded by the exons ATGACTGAGGAGTTTGATGAAGATGTGGTATTTGag aACTCTCCGCTCTTCCACTACCTGCATGATCTAGGACACACAGACTTTGAGTCATGTCCCACAGTGTCTCAGGAGGAcgaatgtggaggaggagaggtgactACGACCTCCCTCCAGGACAGCTTGTCCAAACCCACA GGAGGACGTCTACGGAGATTGGCTGATGCCTTGTGGAGGCGGAGCCCGTTCCACCAGGCTGCCTCGGCCCATATGCTGGAGCAGCAGCTG gACTGTGTGTTTGGCCAATATGCGGTGCGGTGTATCCTGGACCAGGATGTGTTGCTCCAGGAGGATGTGGAGCTGATCGAGCTGTTAGACCCCAGCCTGCTCACCCTGGGCGCCTCGCCCTCCGGCTCACCCAGACGAGACAACTCCCTGCCCTGCCCGCGCCTCCTCGCCTCACCCTCGCAGTG ggaCATAGCAGTGCTGGTGGGCCTGGCTGCAGTGTTACTaggcctgtcctctctctctgccggGGCCTGGTCTCTGGCTGTGATCCCATGGTGTGCTGCAGTCATGGGCTGGGTGGGTCTGCGAGGGGCGGGGCTGTGGAGACAGGGGAGGATGCAGAGAGCAGCACACACCCAGGCCTCCGAGCTGCAGACCATGGCGCTGAACAGTAAGGCTCTGACCAGCCTGGCCCGCAAGTCCCTGAGACTACTACAGGAGACAGAGGTCATCTCTCGAGGGTTCACCCT GGTGAGTGCGGCCAGCTCCTTTAGTAGGGCGGGGCTGGGGCCACGGGGGCAGCAGCTGATTGGCCTGCGGAAGGCGGTGTACCGGGCGCTCCGCTCGGCCTTCAGAGCCTCCCGCCGAGCCACCTGCCACATGCTCAAAGC GTACCCCCTGAACTCTGAGATCGACAATGTGACCAACTACGTGTCTGCGGTGCCTCTGAAGGAGCTGGGGATGGGCCTGGGGACAGAGCACCTGACTGACGAGGAGGCACAGGAGCTCACCGATGACTACAGCCTCCCTGCCCTCAAG GTGCTGTTCCAGTTGTGGGTGGGGCAGAGCTCAGAATGTTTCCGCCGATTGGCCCTGCTGCTGTCACCACGACGACTGGAGGAGCCCAGGGAAGATTGGGTCAAAGGTGGAACCCCTCCTCCGCCCATACACCGCTCTGTTGCCACGGTGACACAGCCTCTCCACGGTGCCCTGGCCGGTTGCCTGGGCGACATGCAGCGTAGCTACGAGTTCCACCGGTACTTTGAGACGCAGCGCCGGACGCAGGGCTCGGACAGGGTGGGGCGCGCTCAGCAGAAATGCAGAGAGCTCAACACACTGCACACGTCTGTACGCAGCCTGCAGCTGCATCTCAGGGCCCTGCTCAACGA GATTATTATCCTGGAGGATGACCTGGAGAAGCTGATGGTGACGAAGGAGGCGGTGGAGGTGACTGTGGAGGGCTACCAGGACCTCCAGGAGCGTCTCGGCCACCTGCAGCCCCACATGCAGGCCAGCGCCGGATGCTGGGAGGACACTGTTGGCCAAGTGGAGCGCATGCTGAGGAGAGCTAACACCTGCCCag GAACTCCTGATGGTCCAAAGCAGTGTCTCCCTCCTGTGCCATGCACCCCTGCCCCAACCTACACCCTCATCCTGGACAGGGACCCCGTGCCTGAGGAGCAG GAGCTGGAAGCGTACGTGTCGGACTCTGAGGATGAGAATGGGTGGGCGGGGTCGGTAGTTGACATGCTGTCTCCCGAGGAACGAGAGCGCCACCGGCGGGAGAGGGAGGAGTCTCGGCGCGTCCTATCGGAGCTCAAAGCTGTGCTGGGCCAGCGGGCATCCGAGGGCGAGAGGAGGAAGTGGAAACAGCTGCTCTTCAACGACCAAG CGGCGGTGATGCCTATAGTTTCCGCGGAAACTTCTATAGCATCTCAGACACCCTCCGACTCATTGGACACTCTGACACTTGTGGGTGTGGCCAAACCAGGTGTTGTTGAGGGAAACAACCTATCGGAAAGGCTGaacgacgaggaggaggaagactggGTCGGGGACGAGCGCCCCCTCACAGAGGCAGAGGAAAAAGCACTTACAGAGTTCTGCTGTGGTGAGGCGGAGGTAAAGGGGGAGGAGGGTGAAGGTTCAGTCCCGGGCGGGACGCAACTCTACCAATATGACGGGCTGCCGGACCAGGGGGCAGGACTAAACGGACCCGACCTTCTATTGCAGCCCCGGATCCCCGCCATCACGGTGATGGACAGGCTGACGGAACTACACGGCTCGGCGGCGCTCAGCTTTAATTCCGCCCTCGCCGCCCAGGTGGCGGCACGTTCGCACACTTTCGCCAACATGGAGGAGCAGACGTTTGGAGACAGCGGagaagaggatgagggagagaagcGTTCCCTGCATGATGGACAGTCATGTGAGAAGAACTAG
- the LOC139392611 gene encoding vezatin-like isoform X3 — protein MTEEFDEDVVFENSPLFHYLHDLGHTDFESCPTVSQEDECGGGEVTTTSLQDSLSKPTGGRLRRLADALWRRSPFHQAASAHMLEQQLDCVFGQYAVRCILDQDVLLQEDVELIELLDPSLLTLGASPSGSPRRDNSLPCPRLLASPSQWDIAVLVGLAAVLLGLSSLSAGAWSLAVIPWCAAVMGWVGLRGAGLWRQGRMQRAAHTQASELQTMALNSKALTSLARKSLRLLQETEVISRGFTLLLDRVSAASSFSRAGLGPRGQQLIGLRKAVYRALRSAFRASRRATCHMLKAYPLNSEIDNVTNYVSAVPLKELGMGLGTEHLTDEEAQELTDDYSLPALKVLFQLWVGQSSECFRRLALLLSPRRLEEPREDWVKGGTPPPPIHRSVATVTQPLHGALAGCLGDMQRSYEFHRYFETQRRTQGSDRVGRAQQKCRELNTLHTSVRSLQLHLRALLNEIIILEDDLEKLMVTKEAVEVTVEGYQDLQERLGHLQPHMQASAGCWEDTVGQVERMLRRANTCPGTPDGPKQCLPPVPCTPAPTYTLILDRDPVPEEQELEAYVSDSEDENGWAGSVVDMLSPEERERHRREREESRRVLSELKAVLGQRASEGERRKWKQLLFNDQAAVMPIVSAETSIASQTPSDSLDTLTLVGVAKPGVVEGNNLSERLNDEEEEDWVGDERPLTEAEEKALTEFCCGEAEPRIPAITVMDRLTELHGSAALSFNSALAAQVAARSHTFANMEEQTFGDSGEEDEGEKRSLHDGQSCEKN, from the exons ATGACTGAGGAGTTTGATGAAGATGTGGTATTTGag aACTCTCCGCTCTTCCACTACCTGCATGATCTAGGACACACAGACTTTGAGTCATGTCCCACAGTGTCTCAGGAGGAcgaatgtggaggaggagaggtgactACGACCTCCCTCCAGGACAGCTTGTCCAAACCCACA GGAGGACGTCTACGGAGATTGGCTGATGCCTTGTGGAGGCGGAGCCCGTTCCACCAGGCTGCCTCGGCCCATATGCTGGAGCAGCAGCTG gACTGTGTGTTTGGCCAATATGCGGTGCGGTGTATCCTGGACCAGGATGTGTTGCTCCAGGAGGATGTGGAGCTGATCGAGCTGTTAGACCCCAGCCTGCTCACCCTGGGCGCCTCGCCCTCCGGCTCACCCAGACGAGACAACTCCCTGCCCTGCCCGCGCCTCCTCGCCTCACCCTCGCAGTG ggaCATAGCAGTGCTGGTGGGCCTGGCTGCAGTGTTACTaggcctgtcctctctctctgccggGGCCTGGTCTCTGGCTGTGATCCCATGGTGTGCTGCAGTCATGGGCTGGGTGGGTCTGCGAGGGGCGGGGCTGTGGAGACAGGGGAGGATGCAGAGAGCAGCACACACCCAGGCCTCCGAGCTGCAGACCATGGCGCTGAACAGTAAGGCTCTGACCAGCCTGGCCCGCAAGTCCCTGAGACTACTACAGGAGACAGAGGTCATCTCTCGAGGGTTCACCCT TCTGCTCGACAGGGTGAGTGCGGCCAGCTCCTTTAGTAGGGCGGGGCTGGGGCCACGGGGGCAGCAGCTGATTGGCCTGCGGAAGGCGGTGTACCGGGCGCTCCGCTCGGCCTTCAGAGCCTCCCGCCGAGCCACCTGCCACATGCTCAAAGC GTACCCCCTGAACTCTGAGATCGACAATGTGACCAACTACGTGTCTGCGGTGCCTCTGAAGGAGCTGGGGATGGGCCTGGGGACAGAGCACCTGACTGACGAGGAGGCACAGGAGCTCACCGATGACTACAGCCTCCCTGCCCTCAAG GTGCTGTTCCAGTTGTGGGTGGGGCAGAGCTCAGAATGTTTCCGCCGATTGGCCCTGCTGCTGTCACCACGACGACTGGAGGAGCCCAGGGAAGATTGGGTCAAAGGTGGAACCCCTCCTCCGCCCATACACCGCTCTGTTGCCACGGTGACACAGCCTCTCCACGGTGCCCTGGCCGGTTGCCTGGGCGACATGCAGCGTAGCTACGAGTTCCACCGGTACTTTGAGACGCAGCGCCGGACGCAGGGCTCGGACAGGGTGGGGCGCGCTCAGCAGAAATGCAGAGAGCTCAACACACTGCACACGTCTGTACGCAGCCTGCAGCTGCATCTCAGGGCCCTGCTCAACGA GATTATTATCCTGGAGGATGACCTGGAGAAGCTGATGGTGACGAAGGAGGCGGTGGAGGTGACTGTGGAGGGCTACCAGGACCTCCAGGAGCGTCTCGGCCACCTGCAGCCCCACATGCAGGCCAGCGCCGGATGCTGGGAGGACACTGTTGGCCAAGTGGAGCGCATGCTGAGGAGAGCTAACACCTGCCCag GAACTCCTGATGGTCCAAAGCAGTGTCTCCCTCCTGTGCCATGCACCCCTGCCCCAACCTACACCCTCATCCTGGACAGGGACCCCGTGCCTGAGGAGCAG GAGCTGGAAGCGTACGTGTCGGACTCTGAGGATGAGAATGGGTGGGCGGGGTCGGTAGTTGACATGCTGTCTCCCGAGGAACGAGAGCGCCACCGGCGGGAGAGGGAGGAGTCTCGGCGCGTCCTATCGGAGCTCAAAGCTGTGCTGGGCCAGCGGGCATCCGAGGGCGAGAGGAGGAAGTGGAAACAGCTGCTCTTCAACGACCAAG CGGCGGTGATGCCTATAGTTTCCGCGGAAACTTCTATAGCATCTCAGACACCCTCCGACTCATTGGACACTCTGACACTTGTGGGTGTGGCCAAACCAGGTGTTGTTGAGGGAAACAACCTATCGGAAAGGCTGaacgacgaggaggaggaagactggGTCGGGGACGAGCGCCCCCTCACAGAGGCAGAGGAAAAAGCACTTACAGAGTTCTGCTGTGGTGAGGCGGAG CCCCGGATCCCCGCCATCACGGTGATGGACAGGCTGACGGAACTACACGGCTCGGCGGCGCTCAGCTTTAATTCCGCCCTCGCCGCCCAGGTGGCGGCACGTTCGCACACTTTCGCCAACATGGAGGAGCAGACGTTTGGAGACAGCGGagaagaggatgagggagagaagcGTTCCCTGCATGATGGACAGTCATGTGAGAAGAACTAG